One window from the genome of Butyrivibrio proteoclasticus B316 encodes:
- a CDS encoding DUF998 domain-containing protein, which translates to MNLRKLGIFGLISLLSYTAMVVFSPLAYPGYEWMSMAVSDLTAEGAPSLQLATRLNALFGPCAVVSIMAVCVAISGSKSKLFKLGIYSFAGMEWICSVGYTMFPWVADEPNTNPQNLCHLIVTVLVFVLSLAALIMISISAKHEGVKSLGIWAIACLCAMVLGPVGTGLFPKAVFGIFERLSTFSAVIFNAVLGVYLLSGKFDRQEE; encoded by the coding sequence ATGAATCTTAGAAAACTTGGTATATTTGGATTGATTAGCTTACTTTCATATACAGCAATGGTAGTATTTTCGCCTTTAGCGTACCCCGGATATGAATGGATGAGTATGGCAGTCAGTGATCTTACGGCAGAGGGAGCTCCTTCATTACAGTTGGCAACGAGACTTAACGCATTATTTGGACCTTGCGCTGTTGTTTCCATTATGGCAGTGTGTGTAGCAATTTCCGGAAGCAAGTCAAAACTGTTTAAGCTCGGTATATATTCGTTCGCTGGTATGGAATGGATTTGCAGCGTTGGGTATACAATGTTTCCTTGGGTTGCTGATGAACCTAATACTAATCCTCAGAATTTGTGCCATCTAATTGTTACTGTATTAGTTTTTGTTCTATCTCTTGCAGCACTTATAATGATTTCTATTAGTGCCAAGCATGAAGGCGTGAAATCTCTGGGGATATGGGCAATTGCATGTCTGTGTGCGATGGTTCTCGGACCTGTAGGAACAGGACTTTTCCCAAAGGCTGTCTTTGGTATTTTTGAAAGACTTAGTACATTTTCTGCAGTTATCTTTAATGCTGTGCTAGGAGTGTATTTATTGTCTGGAAAGTTTGACAGACAAGAGGAATAA
- a CDS encoding Type 1 glutamine amidotransferase-like domain-containing protein → MSKILFLTSSPFTGRGLPFNTENEFVNRMQKAMHKYNKGLFITASPDDYDETDGFSFGIKYTAEISGMEFESYTVLDRRNQNDAAKLVKSSNFIILGGGHVPTQNRFFGEIRLKELLEDFDGVIFGISAGSMNSAEEVYAQPELDGESLDPNYVRFIPGLGLTKTKLLPHYQDTKDSCLDGKRLFEDITYPDSMGYTFIAIPDGSYLYSEDGKEELMGEHFVISDGGIV, encoded by the coding sequence ATGAGCAAAATTTTATTTTTGACAAGCAGCCCTTTCACAGGACGGGGACTTCCTTTTAACACGGAAAATGAATTTGTCAACCGAATGCAGAAGGCCATGCATAAGTATAATAAGGGGCTTTTCATAACTGCATCACCGGATGATTATGATGAAACAGATGGTTTTTCATTTGGAATAAAATATACGGCAGAGATTTCAGGAATGGAGTTTGAGTCTTATACAGTTTTAGATAGACGGAATCAAAACGATGCTGCGAAGTTGGTAAAGAGTAGCAATTTTATTATCTTGGGAGGAGGCCATGTTCCAACACAAAATCGATTCTTTGGTGAGATAAGGTTAAAGGAACTCCTTGAGGATTTTGATGGCGTGATTTTCGGAATTAGCGCCGGAAGCATGAATAGCGCGGAAGAAGTTTATGCACAGCCGGAACTAGATGGCGAATCATTAGATCCTAATTATGTGCGTTTCATTCCTGGATTGGGTCTTACAAAAACCAAGCTGCTTCCTCATTACCAAGATACAAAAGACAGTTGCTTAGATGGTAAAAGACTTTTTGAAGATATTACGTATCCGGATAGCATGGGGTATACTTTTATTGCAATCCCTGACGGAAGTTATCTATATTCTGAAGATGGTAAGGAAGAATTAATGGGAGAGCATTTTGTCATTAGCGATGGTGGTATTGTATGA
- a CDS encoding CPBP family intramembrane glutamic endopeptidase, with translation MNNKKALTLYLVGALGQIIVVCVIAFVLRRYGVEVGYATPLGWIIIAIGGISSALWGAIISIKYRNTGFKTVICDFFRIKQSPLNYSWMILFLCLDFLPVVFGGRISIRVWYLPIIMFFKHIVLGGIEEIGWRYLFQPLLQERLHYILATIITFFSWGLWHFLFFYLDGTHADVIPFLIGLLVNSFILSALYVKTNNLWICVMTHSLINVFSQLVTGGNQYVGYFSKVVIIVIAIMLATKTIRKLKQYIGLFIHSRIYNGK, from the coding sequence ATGAATAACAAAAAGGCACTAACGCTCTATTTGGTCGGAGCATTAGGACAAATTATCGTCGTATGCGTAATTGCCTTTGTACTAAGACGATATGGAGTAGAGGTGGGGTATGCCACACCGTTAGGATGGATCATCATTGCAATTGGTGGTATTTCTTCAGCGTTATGGGGAGCCATTATTTCAATAAAATATCGAAATACAGGTTTTAAAACCGTAATCTGTGATTTCTTCAGGATAAAACAAAGCCCTCTAAATTACAGTTGGATGATTTTGTTCTTATGTTTGGATTTTCTTCCGGTTGTATTCGGAGGGAGGATATCAATAAGAGTGTGGTATCTGCCGATCATAATGTTTTTCAAGCATATAGTACTAGGTGGTATAGAAGAAATTGGCTGGAGATACTTGTTTCAACCGCTTTTGCAGGAAAGGCTGCACTACATTTTAGCTACGATAATCACATTTTTCTCGTGGGGATTATGGCATTTTTTGTTTTTTTATCTTGATGGAACACATGCTGATGTGATCCCATTTTTAATTGGTTTACTTGTAAATAGCTTTATTCTTTCAGCGTTATATGTGAAAACAAATAACCTTTGGATATGTGTAATGACGCATTCCCTGATTAATGTTTTTTCACAACTTGTAACTGGAGGTAATCAATATGTAGGCTATTTCAGTAAAGTTGTTATTATAGTAATCGCTATTATGCTTGCTACTAAAACAATTAGGAAGCTTAAACAATATATTGGGCTTTTCATACATTCGAGGATATACAATGGCAAATAA
- a CDS encoding alpha/beta hydrolase → MANKALIYIHGKGGTASASEQFKSFFPDHDTFGFDYKSDNPWEAESEFKEYFIRLSEKYTSITVLASSLGAYFLMISGAGVMIQKAFFVSPIVDMERLIQDMMKYANVSEDDLKAKSTIHLSDGAVLSWDYLVWVRNHPIVWNVPTFILYGEKDHLQSLETMQTFAEAVGADLTVMLNGEHWFHTDEQTEFRNRWLLDKRKGKNEY, encoded by the coding sequence ATGGCAAATAAAGCATTAATTTACATTCATGGGAAAGGCGGCACAGCCTCTGCTTCAGAGCAGTTTAAGTCGTTTTTTCCAGATCATGATACATTCGGCTTTGACTATAAATCAGATAATCCGTGGGAAGCAGAAAGTGAGTTTAAAGAGTATTTCATAAGGTTATCTGAAAAATACACATCTATTACTGTTCTTGCTTCCAGTTTGGGAGCTTATTTTCTGATGATTTCCGGTGCAGGTGTGATGATCCAAAAGGCGTTTTTTGTTTCTCCTATTGTAGATATGGAGCGCTTGATACAGGACATGATGAAGTATGCAAATGTATCAGAAGATGATTTAAAAGCTAAAAGCACAATCCATCTTTCTGATGGTGCAGTCCTCTCATGGGATTATCTTGTATGGGTAAGAAATCATCCAATAGTATGGAATGTACCTACTTTTATTTTATATGGTGAAAAAGATCACTTGCAATCGTTAGAAACAATGCAGACATTTGCAGAAGCAGTAGGTGCTGATTTAACAGTAATGCTCAATGGAGAGCACTGGTTTCATACAGATGAACAAACAGAATTCAGAAATAGATGGCTGCTTGATAAGAGGAAAGGTAAAAATGAATATTGA